In one window of Leptospira sp. GIMC2001 DNA:
- a CDS encoding PIN domain-containing protein yields the protein MNVLLDTNIVIHREASQILNKDIGILFKWLEKGKYTKFIHPVTIKEIEKNSNVSTRNTFKIKLESYQLLKTTTQLNSDVMMVSAKFDISENDRNDSILLNEVYTGRIDFLITEDKKIHTKAEYLNISDRVFKIDSFLEKVVSENPDLLDYKVLSVKKKYFGEVNINDPFFDSFKEDYADFEKWFLKKSDEIAYVTINRDKILSFLYLKVEDRNENYSDITPNFNQNKRLKIGTFKVINNGVRLGERFIKIIFDNALQFKVDEIYVTIFEKREEQQRLISLLEEWGFYFHGTKSGTNGIEKVYVRNFLPKFNSQNPKLTFPYISMNNNIFMIPIYPDYHTELLPDSILTTESSTDFVENQPHRNAISKVYISRSIERGISKGDLIIFYRTAAKDRSAYYSSVITTIAIAEGKIDQILDENDFILKCRKRSVFSDEEIGKFWNWNKDNRPFIINFLYTQSFPTGKRINRQRLLELGILTGHSDEIRGLKRINKEQFKLILKETETNESLIVD from the coding sequence ATGAATGTATTATTAGATACAAATATAGTAATACACAGAGAAGCCAGTCAGATTTTAAACAAAGACATAGGAATTCTTTTTAAATGGCTTGAGAAAGGTAAATATACAAAATTTATTCACCCTGTAACCATAAAAGAGATTGAAAAAAATAGTAATGTTTCCACAAGAAATACATTTAAAATTAAATTAGAAAGTTATCAATTACTTAAAACGACTACTCAGTTAAACTCTGATGTCATGATGGTTTCAGCTAAGTTTGACATAAGTGAGAATGATCGAAATGATTCAATATTATTAAACGAAGTTTATACCGGAAGAATTGATTTCTTAATAACAGAAGATAAGAAAATTCATACAAAAGCAGAATACTTAAATATAAGTGACAGAGTATTCAAAATAGACTCTTTTCTGGAAAAAGTAGTTTCAGAAAACCCAGACTTACTTGATTATAAAGTTCTTTCCGTTAAGAAAAAATATTTTGGAGAAGTCAATATAAATGATCCATTCTTCGACAGTTTTAAAGAAGATTATGCTGATTTTGAAAAGTGGTTTCTAAAGAAATCAGATGAAATTGCTTACGTAACAATAAATCGAGATAAAATTTTATCTTTCTTGTATCTAAAGGTTGAAGATAGGAATGAAAATTATTCTGATATTACTCCAAATTTTAATCAGAACAAAAGGCTAAAAATAGGTACTTTTAAAGTTATAAACAATGGAGTTCGTCTAGGGGAACGATTTATTAAAATAATTTTTGATAATGCTCTTCAATTTAAAGTCGATGAGATATACGTAACTATCTTTGAAAAAAGAGAAGAGCAACAAAGACTAATATCTTTACTCGAAGAATGGGGATTCTATTTTCATGGAACTAAATCAGGAACTAACGGAATCGAAAAGGTGTACGTTCGAAATTTTCTACCTAAATTTAATAGTCAAAACCCTAAACTAACATTCCCTTACATATCTATGAATAATAATATTTTTATGATTCCGATCTATCCCGATTACCATACAGAACTACTGCCAGATTCAATATTAACTACTGAATCTTCAACAGATTTTGTAGAAAATCAACCGCATCGAAATGCAATAAGTAAAGTTTACATATCTCGCTCGATTGAAAGAGGTATCAGTAAAGGAGATCTAATAATTTTCTATCGAACCGCAGCCAAAGATAGATCAGCATATTATAGTAGCGTGATAACTACAATTGCAATTGCAGAAGGAAAAATTGATCAAATTTTGGATGAAAATGATTTTATATTGAAATGTAGAAAAAGAAGTGTTTTCTCAGATGAAGAAATTGGTAAATTTTGGAATTGGAATAAAGACAATAGACCATTCATAATCAACTTCTTATATACTCAATCATTTCCAACAGGAAAGAGAATAAATAGGCAAAGGCTTCTTGAGCTAGGAATATTAACCGGACATAGCGATGAGATCAGAGGCTTGAAAAGAATCAATAAAGAACAATTTAAATTAATTTTGAAGGAAACAGAAACAAATGAAAGTCTTATTGTCGATTAA
- the dgt gene encoding dGTP triphosphohydrolase: MSVWKKLMNDERRKTKDSEIKNRTEIERDYDRILFSTPVRRLADKTQVFPLEKNDSIRTRLTHSHEVSNLARSIGTILAYEHHEELKLPEDFNYKRNLPALLATIGLAHDLGNPPFGHQGEKAIQSWFKDNKSKMSSLNKREKNDFLLFEGNAQTFRLLTRLQILDDDYGLNLTFATLASIIKYPLDSYCFTKKKTKGKIFKKHGYFYSEKEIVEEVKKACGLKMDQRHPLTFIMEACDDIAYSVLDAEDSVKKGIVSFSDLIDFLEFEEDDKIIKEVVKSAKNKNMEYKKIGLSPLELNDISMQKFRVFAISSMIAQTKNSFLSNFDNIINGNFVEDLISKSEANTLCKKIKDFDVRNAYKNKSVLEIELVGYQTIRGLMDLIWSIFENEDKIIKRKMKNTTPLAAYIYSRISENYRRVFESKENKMKSDYRKFQLMTDMISGMTDSFAISIHEELKKYA, encoded by the coding sequence ATGAGCGTTTGGAAAAAATTAATGAATGATGAAAGAAGGAAGACAAAGGATTCTGAAATTAAGAATAGAACTGAGATTGAAAGAGATTATGATAGAATTCTTTTTTCTACTCCAGTTAGAAGATTAGCTGATAAAACACAAGTCTTTCCACTAGAAAAAAATGATAGTATCAGGACAAGATTGACTCATTCACATGAAGTTTCAAATCTAGCTAGGTCTATCGGAACAATCCTGGCATATGAGCACCATGAAGAACTTAAGTTACCGGAAGATTTTAATTATAAGCGAAATTTACCAGCACTTTTAGCTACTATTGGATTAGCGCATGATTTAGGAAATCCGCCATTTGGTCACCAAGGAGAAAAAGCAATACAAAGCTGGTTTAAAGATAATAAAAGTAAAATGTCATCTCTAAATAAAAGAGAAAAGAATGATTTTTTATTATTTGAAGGAAATGCGCAAACGTTTAGATTATTAACGAGATTGCAAATTTTAGATGACGATTATGGATTAAATTTAACTTTTGCAACCTTAGCTTCTATTATAAAATATCCATTAGATTCTTACTGTTTTACGAAGAAAAAGACTAAAGGTAAGATTTTTAAAAAACATGGATATTTTTATTCTGAAAAAGAAATTGTTGAGGAAGTTAAGAAAGCATGCGGCTTAAAAATGGATCAGAGACATCCTTTGACATTTATTATGGAAGCATGTGATGATATAGCATATTCAGTGCTTGATGCAGAAGATTCAGTAAAAAAGGGTATTGTTTCTTTTAGTGATCTAATTGATTTTTTAGAATTTGAAGAAGATGATAAGATAATTAAAGAAGTGGTTAAATCAGCTAAGAATAAAAATATGGAATACAAAAAGATAGGGTTATCACCCTTAGAACTAAATGATATTTCGATGCAAAAATTTAGAGTATTTGCTATTAGCAGCATGATAGCTCAAACTAAAAATTCATTTCTGAGTAACTTTGATAATATTATTAATGGAAATTTTGTAGAAGATTTAATATCGAAAAGTGAAGCAAATACGCTTTGTAAAAAAATAAAAGATTTTGATGTTAGGAACGCATATAAAAATAAATCTGTTTTAGAGATTGAATTAGTTGGATATCAAACTATTAGGGGTTTAATGGATTTAATATGGAGTATTTTTGAAAATGAAGATAAAATCATTAAGAGAAAAATGAAAAATACCACTCCGCTTGCAGCTTATATTTATAGTAGAATTTCAGAAAACTATAGAAGAGTATTCGAAAGTAAAGAAAATAAAATGAAAAGTGATTATAGAAAATTTCAACTAATGACGGACATGATATCTGGAATGACAGATTCCTTTGCGATATCTATTCATGAAGAATTAAAAAAGTATGCTTGA
- a CDS encoding SIR2 family protein, with product MNKHQNIVFFIGAGFSAPSGIPIMGNFINKAKDLYFSDPDSYLIILETLQLIERYSLVKNYMNVNLFNIEDLLSIAYMDSLIQKDTKSLDNITHFIKTVITSYTDPNSNHLNSFTKLVTNIKISNTQTKAIIGSKSYTQFNPDGIKFADTKFAIISLNYDMLIENALSNNLLEISNYYSVSQRINPFENLIRPVKSPKNEGVPFAKLHGSLDTRIIPPTWNKNIEKDIHEDWELASEVISNATHIIFLGYSLPVTDNYIKFLFSSSLSRNNKLKYISAITIDNDNNTKNRFNAMFEQNFTFHNTNLENFFLFTKEMDRSIYFDFDNFDVNFAKFVSML from the coding sequence ATGAATAAACACCAAAATATCGTTTTTTTTATTGGAGCTGGTTTTTCTGCACCGTCAGGAATTCCCATAATGGGGAATTTTATTAATAAAGCAAAAGATCTTTATTTTTCAGATCCTGACTCTTATTTAATCATTCTTGAAACATTACAATTAATAGAAAGATACTCATTAGTTAAAAATTACATGAACGTCAACTTATTCAATATTGAAGATCTCCTTTCTATAGCATACATGGATTCCTTAATACAAAAAGACACAAAGTCCTTAGATAATATTACCCATTTTATCAAGACGGTCATTACCTCCTATACCGATCCTAATTCAAATCACTTAAATTCTTTTACCAAATTAGTTACAAATATTAAGATCTCCAATACCCAAACGAAAGCTATTATAGGTTCGAAGAGTTATACACAGTTTAACCCAGATGGAATAAAATTTGCAGATACAAAATTCGCTATAATCAGCCTTAATTACGATATGTTAATAGAAAATGCTCTTTCCAATAATTTATTAGAAATATCTAACTATTATTCAGTTAGTCAGCGTATAAATCCTTTTGAAAACTTAATTAGACCAGTAAAATCGCCAAAAAATGAAGGCGTACCTTTTGCTAAATTACACGGCTCTCTTGACACAAGAATTATACCTCCTACATGGAATAAGAATATTGAAAAAGACATTCATGAGGATTGGGAACTCGCTTCGGAGGTTATTAGCAATGCAACACACATAATATTTCTAGGCTATTCATTACCGGTGACCGATAACTATATCAAATTTTTATTTTCAAGTTCGCTTAGCAGAAATAATAAGCTCAAATATATTTCTGCAATAACAATTGACAACGATAACAATACGAAAAATAGATTTAATGCTATGTTTGAACAAAATTTTACTTTTCACAATACAAATTTAGAAAATTTTTTTCTATTTACTAAAGAAATGGATCGAAGCATATACTTTGACTTCGACAATTTTGACGTTAATTTTGCAAAGTTTGTTTCCATGCTTTAA
- a CDS encoding WG repeat-containing protein — MKRYLLYFILIIIYNPSLFSEERVKLYIAYSEGKFGYIDSNGKTKIPFKFQSVTNFRGKFARVEIDNKYHFIDKSGKEYFFDNTYQADYLFDSEGYMIFESLESCYLVNENFEKIFPAFAGRCEEFGEGLMAVQFDFFDDSSYGYFNPKGNSIKGKFDCAKRFSEGKAAVCSINKEKVSKIGFIDHNGKFVIDPIFDIPLLEDQFGLEVSFSESRAKVFSNKIGKFGYINEKGILAIDYKYLRASHFSEGLAVVSNPTNFNKQEVKEYIDKNGKVIISVMAIEAYPFKNGIARIKELPGKYYWINKKGKREFEINLQNEFIEINDFDGDLAFYFSNNSNESGYVNRKGMKIFTWTFTFPKN; from the coding sequence ATGAAAAGATATTTACTATATTTTATTCTAATAATTATTTATAATCCTTCTTTATTTTCAGAAGAAAGAGTGAAATTATATATTGCTTACTCAGAAGGAAAATTCGGATATATTGATTCAAATGGAAAAACAAAGATACCTTTTAAATTTCAGAGTGTGACCAATTTTAGAGGTAAATTTGCAAGAGTGGAAATTGATAATAAATATCATTTTATTGATAAGTCCGGAAAAGAATATTTTTTTGACAATACATATCAAGCTGATTATCTTTTTGATTCTGAAGGTTATATGATTTTCGAATCTTTAGAATCATGCTATCTTGTGAATGAAAATTTTGAAAAAATATTTCCTGCTTTTGCTGGTCGATGTGAAGAATTCGGTGAAGGACTAATGGCAGTACAATTTGATTTTTTTGACGATTCTTCTTATGGATATTTTAATCCAAAAGGAAATTCTATAAAAGGTAAATTTGATTGTGCAAAAAGATTTTCGGAAGGAAAAGCAGCTGTTTGCAGCATTAATAAAGAGAAAGTTTCTAAGATTGGTTTTATTGATCATAATGGAAAATTTGTTATTGATCCTATTTTCGATATTCCTTTGTTAGAGGATCAATTCGGTTTAGAAGTTTCATTTTCAGAATCCAGAGCAAAAGTATTCTCAAATAAAATTGGTAAGTTTGGCTATATTAATGAAAAAGGAATACTAGCTATAGATTATAAGTATCTTCGAGCATCGCACTTTTCGGAAGGATTAGCTGTAGTTTCAAATCCAACCAATTTTAATAAGCAAGAAGTGAAAGAATATATTGATAAGAATGGAAAAGTAATTATAAGTGTGATGGCTATTGAGGCCTATCCTTTTAAAAATGGTATTGCCCGGATTAAAGAATTACCTGGAAAATATTATTGGATAAATAAAAAAGGTAAAAGAGAATTTGAAATTAATTTACAAAATGAATTTATTGAAATTAATGATTTTGACGGTGATTTAGCTTTTTATTTTTCTAATAATTCCAATGAAAGTGGATATGTTAATCGAAAAGGTATGAAAATATTTACTTGGACTTTTACGTTTCCGAAGAACTAA
- a CDS encoding DUF2628 domain-containing protein: MELENDQRSINDQSLIEDFLIIVDEKKNNEYYTSQFCVTKENRRNIYKFNFAALIFGHFWMLYRNMILLGIIYGAIEIFIMIYLQNILQIDSMFFILILFCSIRIAFGYYANRIYIDFAQTKIRSCPIDKSKIDNRIKWLREEGGTSYFAPFTFMLLSNAYHIFNRIF, from the coding sequence ATGGAATTAGAAAACGATCAGCGTTCGATAAACGACCAAAGTTTGATTGAAGACTTTTTAATCATTGTAGATGAAAAGAAAAATAATGAGTATTATACCTCTCAATTTTGTGTAACGAAAGAAAATCGAAGAAATATTTATAAATTCAATTTTGCCGCATTAATTTTTGGACACTTTTGGATGCTTTATCGAAATATGATTCTGTTAGGAATAATTTATGGAGCGATTGAAATATTTATTATGATTTATTTGCAAAATATATTACAAATTGACTCCATGTTTTTCATTTTAATTTTATTTTGCTCCATCAGGATAGCTTTCGGATATTACGCAAATCGTATCTATATTGATTTTGCACAAACTAAAATTAGATCATGTCCTATCGATAAATCTAAAATAGATAATCGAATAAAATGGTTAAGGGAAGAAGGTGGAACTTCATATTTTGCCCCGTTTACATTTATGCTACTTTCTAACGCGTATCATATTTTTAATAGGATTTTTTAA
- a CDS encoding IS91 family transposase — protein MNDFQKLVYRNFSKIENTNLPEHVKKVVDQITFCRTNAVPGIVFSCPKHRLSIFMRESCNNRSCPACQYQNREEWKSKTKQLVLDTGHYHMVFKLPSFCYPYILKYYKEFIEILFSSSKKTIEKILNYSNYSHSTQGIISVLHTHGEENQLHPHIHMIMSDVGISENGERLVHYHNELFELQNYDSIYLTILKKALIELHKRNPDIGDLFLRQVVKMKEQRIFISDKYETAEHIIEYLGSKIKGSSVSLSSIDSIEDGIVRFKGKTSLTEMNEGEFLRRYLLHILPQGTKSVRYFGLYGSASRRKLQTARILLCEEKFYSDDYYDSSNYEERREPDTLIQPHKTCPLCQSKMLITETVAAYCVPRIVYLSYGKDPPPSEYEDQFRKLIA, from the coding sequence ATGAACGATTTCCAAAAGTTAGTGTATAGGAATTTTTCAAAAATTGAAAACACTAATCTCCCAGAGCACGTGAAGAAAGTAGTAGATCAGATAACATTTTGCAGAACGAATGCAGTTCCAGGAATAGTCTTCAGTTGTCCAAAGCATAGACTTTCCATATTCATGCGAGAATCGTGCAACAATCGTTCTTGTCCAGCGTGTCAATATCAGAACCGGGAAGAGTGGAAGTCTAAAACAAAGCAACTCGTCTTAGATACGGGACACTATCATATGGTGTTCAAACTACCAAGTTTCTGTTATCCATACATACTTAAATATTATAAGGAATTCATCGAGATATTATTTTCCTCTTCCAAGAAAACAATAGAAAAGATATTAAACTATTCGAACTATTCACACTCAACGCAAGGGATCATTAGTGTATTACATACTCACGGAGAAGAAAATCAACTTCATCCGCATATCCACATGATAATGAGTGATGTTGGTATATCAGAGAATGGAGAAAGACTAGTTCACTACCATAATGAATTATTCGAGCTACAGAATTATGATTCCATCTATTTGACAATCCTAAAGAAAGCTTTAATCGAGCTACATAAAAGGAATCCAGACATTGGAGATCTATTCCTAAGGCAAGTTGTAAAAATGAAGGAACAGAGAATATTCATATCTGACAAATACGAAACAGCTGAACATATCATTGAATATTTAGGAAGTAAAATCAAGGGAAGCTCTGTTTCATTAAGTTCAATCGATTCTATTGAAGATGGTATAGTTCGCTTTAAAGGCAAGACCTCTCTCACTGAGATGAATGAAGGAGAGTTTCTACGTCGATACTTACTTCATATATTACCACAAGGAACGAAGTCAGTTCGATATTTTGGACTTTACGGTTCTGCCAGTCGTCGTAAATTACAAACTGCTAGAATACTACTTTGTGAAGAGAAATTCTACTCAGATGATTATTATGACAGTTCTAACTACGAAGAACGAAGAGAACCAGATACGCTCATTCAGCCTCACAAGACTTGTCCATTGTGCCAATCCAAAATGCTGATTACAGAAACAGTTGCAGCATATTGCGTCCCAAGGATTGTGTATCTGAGTTATGGGAAGGATCCACCACCTTCGGAATATGAAGATCAGTTCCGTAAGCTCATTGCTTGA
- a CDS encoding MerR family transcriptional regulator, with protein MHIGEFSRICKISKESIRYYEKEGLLKGSRKENNYRVYSKKDIRVVELINSLKNSGFTLFEIRSFLNLYDSDSKCKEVQIKLENKLLIIKDRISELISIQEKLNKSILECEDNPNKKFCNIVSSSHL; from the coding sequence ATGCATATCGGAGAGTTTTCAAGAATTTGCAAAATATCAAAGGAATCCATTCGATACTATGAAAAAGAAGGACTTTTGAAAGGGTCTAGAAAGGAGAATAATTATCGAGTTTACTCTAAAAAAGATATACGCGTAGTCGAATTGATCAATTCTCTTAAAAATTCTGGATTTACACTTTTTGAAATTAGAAGTTTTTTAAATTTATATGACTCGGATTCCAAATGCAAAGAAGTTCAAATTAAACTAGAAAACAAATTACTTATCATAAAAGACAGAATTTCTGAACTTATTTCTATTCAGGAAAAGCTTAATAAATCTATCCTAGAATGTGAAGACAATCCCAATAAAAAATTCTGCAATATTGTCTCAAGTTCCCATTTATAG
- the merTP gene encoding mercuric transport protein MerTP produces MYKIFNDFRIQVSAGFLLAISSSLCCVSPIVGVIGGFSGIASTFSWLEPYRSFLIILSMVIFSLLWYNLITKSKKSDLDCDCERSIFNRFFYSKIYLTFVTILSLFLFLFPNYSSILKSVNEVKGKLESEHLVVAEFVISGMTCVGCEYSVNTALVELTGVLKVTSDYKKGVTQIVYDKRKVGIQEFKDIIQNKVGYKVINIKGERKWK; encoded by the coding sequence ATGTACAAGATATTTAACGATTTTAGGATTCAAGTGAGTGCTGGTTTTTTATTAGCGATATCTTCTTCATTATGCTGTGTTTCTCCTATTGTTGGAGTAATTGGAGGATTCTCTGGAATTGCTTCGACTTTCTCATGGTTAGAACCTTATCGATCATTTTTGATAATACTATCTATGGTAATATTTAGTTTACTATGGTATAATCTTATTACTAAATCCAAAAAATCTGATTTGGATTGTGATTGCGAAAGAAGTATCTTCAATCGTTTTTTTTACAGTAAAATATACTTAACTTTTGTCACGATTCTCAGTTTGTTTTTATTTCTATTTCCAAATTATAGTTCAATTTTGAAATCAGTAAATGAAGTAAAAGGAAAATTAGAAAGTGAACACTTGGTAGTTGCCGAATTTGTGATATCAGGTATGACATGCGTTGGTTGCGAATATAGTGTGAATACTGCTTTAGTGGAATTAACTGGAGTTTTAAAAGTAACTTCGGATTATAAGAAGGGAGTTACACAAATAGTATATGATAAAAGAAAAGTCGGTATTCAAGAATTTAAGGATATTATACAGAATAAAGTTGGATATAAAGTAATAAATATAAAAGGTGAACGAAAATGGAAATAA
- a CDS encoding GDCCVxC domain-containing (seleno)protein yields MEIITLSTITCPECGFRKKEEMPINACQHFYTCDSCLYYMKPKNGDCCVFCSFGTVKCPPKQIEGCC; encoded by the coding sequence ATGGAAATAATTACATTATCAACTATAACTTGTCCAGAGTGCGGGTTTAGAAAGAAAGAAGAGATGCCTATAAATGCATGCCAACATTTTTATACATGTGATAGTTGTTTGTATTACATGAAGCCTAAGAATGGCGATTGCTGTGTATTTTGTTCTTTTGGAACAGTGAAATGTCCTCCGAA